Below is a genomic region from Thermodesulfobacteriota bacterium.
TGAAGTTTGGTTATTGTTTTCCCGGCGTCTTAGTGTCTTGGTAGCAGTAATGGGAATTTGGCATTACTTAACCTCTTTCTCTTTCACTTCACCGTCGGCCGTGAATACCTTTACCTTCCCTTGAACCACAGTCTCAAGATGTACCGGCCTGGTCCAGATCTTACCTATCTGATTCAGCACATCCTTTGCCCAGTCTAGCTTCAAATCTACCCCCTCATGCCGGTGAACCAGATAGATTTCTCCTCGATTCATGTAATTGCCATCTACTACCTCAATGATTGGTCTGCCGCAATTGGTGAGAAGAAATAATAGTTTCTCTTTTATTTTTTTAAAATCCCGGCTTTCAATCTCATACATGCTGGTAGAGCGGTTGTAAGCGTAGGTAAAAAGCCCGTGCTCACGACAGAAATCCTCGGTGAGAAATTCGTCGATAAAGGTAATATCACTATAAAGCCGCCTAACCTCAAAGATCTTTTCTCTCCCCAAGCCCAGCTTTTTGTCCCAGCTTCTTTTCTCTTCGATATCATCGCACTCTTCGTAGTCCTTCCCAAATTTGCCCTTGTTCCATCTGTCTTCAATATCCCTGAATAGCTCCACCCCCAACTTGTAGGGATTAATGGCCCCAGGGCTGGTGGCTAGGGTTCCGGAATGGTGGTCGGCATAGTCTATTACCTCTTTATCGGTAACAACCCTCTCCGTTAATAGCTTGGAATGCCAATAGGAAGCCCATCCCTCGTTCATAATCTTTGTTTGTATCTGCGGGGCGTAGTAATAACTCTCCTCCCTGACCATGGAAAGCACGTCTCTTTGCCACTCCGGGAGCGGGGCATTCTCCAGGAGGAAAAGAAGCAAATCCCGTTCCGGGGACTCCGGGAAATTTCTCTTCCTGGCTTTTTCCTCCTCGGCTTTTCCTATCTGCCATTCGATAAAATCGGCCGGGTTTATGTAGTCTTCCAGATATTCACTCGGACTTCGAAGCTTCGGGGAAGTCTTTCTTTCCGATTCATCCTCTTCCAGGACGCTTTTTTTTCCGCTCCTCCGGTTTATGAAGGTTGAATGAATGTCGATCAGGTCTTCAATCGAGAGACACGCATCTATGAAGCTCTCTACCTCTCCGTATCCGTACTTATCGATGTATCGGCGGATTCTTACGGCGTGGTTGGCCATCTCGTCTAGCATTTTTCTGTTGGTACCGGAAAAACAGAAATTGTTCTTGAAGAAATCGGAGTGTCCGTAGACATGGGCTATCACCAGCTTCTGGTCGATATCGGTATTACCCTTGAGCAGATAAGCATAACAAGGGTCGTTGTTTATGACCATCTCATAGATGCGGTGTAAGCCGTAGGAGTAGCTCTTTGAGATCCTCTCGTACTCCATGCCAAAACGCCAGTGTGGGTATCTAACCGGAAACCCACCGTAGGAGGCGAGCATGTTCATCTCCTCGAAATCAATCACCTCGAAAATGACCTCGAAGAAATCAAGCCCGTATTCGAGGGCATGTTGCTTTATGACATCTACGTAGTTTTGTAGTTCGGAAGAAAGCATTACCTGCCCTTTCCCAGGAACTGTTTTATGGAATCGTATATCGCTTCTTTGTCCGGAATCTTCGATAAAACTAGGTTCTCCTTCTGGCCCAGGTTATCTTCCAAGTCATAGTAAAATTGCCCGCTCCCATAGGGGCTTTCCACCTGTCCATAGCAGAAAAGATTGACCGAGGGTAAAAAGGCTTCTTCCAGTATTTCGATACATTCGTGTGTATCATCACGTGACCAATTGTCCCCGTCTGAAAAATGAAATATATATATATTCCACTCATCGGGGGGATAGTGCTCGTCGATGATCTTGCGGCAGAGCTTGTACGCCGAGGATATTATGGTCCCGCCGCTTTCCCGGATACGGAAAAAGACATCACGATCAACCTCATGCGCCACGGCGTCGTGGACGATATACCTGGTATCCACGCCCTTATACTGGTGCTTGAGCCAGGTATCTATCCAGAAGGATTCCACCCGCACTATTTCCTTCTGCTCACTACCCATCGAGCCGCTCACATCCATCATATAGATCACTGCAGCGTTGAAAGCGGGCTCCTCCACTGGCTCTCTCGACTTATAGCGCTTGTCCTCGGAGGTGGGAATTATCACCGGGTTCTCCGGGTCGTAGGAGCCGGCTATGATCTGGCGTTTAAGGGCTTCTTTAAAAGTACGCTTCAAATGTTTTAGGGACTCGGGACCGGTAGTGTGGATATTGGTGTACCGCCCGGTATAGCTCTTTATGTTTCTCCTACCACGCGGCTCTACATTCGGTAGCTCTAGCTCCTCCCCCAAAATCCTGGCGATTTCGTCGAGGGTGAGTTCGACCTCCAGTATATGCGCCCCCGGTTGATTCCCGGCATGCCTGTCTCCGTCCGTCTCACCGATAGCAACGGGAGTCCCCTCCTCCCCTTCACCCTGCCCTACCCCGCCGGTCTTCTGGGGCGAATGGACGAAATGAGGTATTTCTATTTGCGGAACGGGGATGCTCACCAGGTCTTTCCCCTTTTTCCCGATAAGCTCGGAATGAACGATGTACTTCCTCAGATTCTCCCGGATTTTTCCCCTCACGATTTCTCTGAAGCGGCCCCAGTCTTGTTCAATCTTGAGGATCAATTCCCTCTCCTTCCTTCGATCAGGAATAACCTTCCACTGCCCAAAAATGTAGGGGTTCAAAATTTTGAACCCCTACATTCCCCTATTTCCTGCGTTCTCTATAATCCTTTATGTCCCCACGGGCAAATATACTGGCCACGTAGGTAAGGACGTCCGTCGCACATGATTCACAGTAGTCATAGTCGCGGATAAGCCTGCTCTTGACGATTTCTATCTTTTCTTGCGTGGCTTTGTCCACGACGTTGGTTACCAGGCTGGTGAGTTTGATCGAATCCTTCTGGTCTTCGAACAACTTGAGCTCCAGAGCGCGCCTGAGTCTCTCGTTAGACCGGTAGTCGAATCTCTTGCCCTCGAGCGCCAGGGCGGCAATGTAATTCATGATCTCCCTCCGGAAATCATCCTTCCTGGACTCGGGGATGTCTATTTTCTCCTCGATAGAACGCATGAGCCTCTCGTCCGGCTCCTCGTCTTCGTCGGTGAACAGGTTCTTGACCTTCTCCCTACGGACGTAGGCTTTCACGTTATCGATATAGTTGGCGCATAACCTGGCGATTGATTCCTCGTCGGCGGCAATGGCCCGCTGAACCTCGTTCTTGATTATCTCTTCATACTCCTGTCTTACCAGGGTGAGAAGCTCTTTATATCGCCTCCTCTGGGACTCGTTGGAAATAAGCGAGTGATGAGCCAGTCCGCTTTCGATCTCGC
It encodes:
- a CDS encoding DUF444 family protein; this translates as MILKIEQDWGRFREIVRGKIRENLRKYIVHSELIGKKGKDLVSIPVPQIEIPHFVHSPQKTGGVGQGEGEEGTPVAIGETDGDRHAGNQPGAHILEVELTLDEIARILGEELELPNVEPRGRRNIKSYTGRYTNIHTTGPESLKHLKRTFKEALKRQIIAGSYDPENPVIIPTSEDKRYKSREPVEEPAFNAAVIYMMDVSGSMGSEQKEIVRVESFWIDTWLKHQYKGVDTRYIVHDAVAHEVDRDVFFRIRESGGTIISSAYKLCRKIIDEHYPPDEWNIYIFHFSDGDNWSRDDTHECIEILEEAFLPSVNLFCYGQVESPYGSGQFYYDLEDNLGQKENLVLSKIPDKEAIYDSIKQFLGKGR
- a CDS encoding SpoVR family protein — protein: MLSSELQNYVDVIKQHALEYGLDFFEVIFEVIDFEEMNMLASYGGFPVRYPHWRFGMEYERISKSYSYGLHRIYEMVINNDPCYAYLLKGNTDIDQKLVIAHVYGHSDFFKNNFCFSGTNRKMLDEMANHAVRIRRYIDKYGYGEVESFIDACLSIEDLIDIHSTFINRRSGKKSVLEEDESERKTSPKLRSPSEYLEDYINPADFIEWQIGKAEEEKARKRNFPESPERDLLLFLLENAPLPEWQRDVLSMVREESYYYAPQIQTKIMNEGWASYWHSKLLTERVVTDKEVIDYADHHSGTLATSPGAINPYKLGVELFRDIEDRWNKGKFGKDYEECDDIEEKRSWDKKLGLGREKIFEVRRLYSDITFIDEFLTEDFCREHGLFTYAYNRSTSMYEIESRDFKKIKEKLLFLLTNCGRPIIEVVDGNYMNRGEIYLVHRHEGVDLKLDWAKDVLNQIGKIWTRPVHLETVVQGKVKVFTADGEVKEKEVK